In Paraburkholderia caribensis, a single window of DNA contains:
- the ispE gene encoding 4-(cytidine 5'-diphospho)-2-C-methyl-D-erythritol kinase: protein MIETNDSLRDCLAPAKLNLFLHITGRLPNGYHALQTVFQLLDWGDTLHFTRRDDGAITRGTDIADVPADTDLTVRAAKLLKEHTGTRLGVNIEIDKVLPMGAGLGGGSSDAATTLLALNRLWKLDLPRAELQALALKLGADVPFFVFGKNAFAEGVGEALEHVQLPPRHFLVVTPRVHVPTSAIFSEKALTRDTKALIITDFLAQQSCNAEWPDSFGRNDMQQVVVGKYVEVAQVLRWFDNIAPARMTGSGASVFAAFRSKDEAVAAQAKLPVEWNSAVTASLDTHPLFTFAA from the coding sequence ATGATCGAAACGAACGACTCGCTGCGCGACTGTCTCGCTCCAGCGAAGCTGAACCTCTTCCTGCACATCACCGGCCGTCTGCCGAACGGATATCACGCACTGCAGACGGTGTTCCAGTTGCTCGACTGGGGCGACACGCTGCACTTCACGCGTCGCGACGACGGCGCGATCACGCGCGGCACCGACATCGCCGACGTTCCCGCCGATACCGACCTCACCGTGCGCGCCGCGAAGTTGCTGAAGGAACACACGGGCACGCGCCTCGGCGTGAACATCGAGATCGACAAAGTACTGCCGATGGGCGCAGGTCTTGGCGGCGGCAGCTCCGACGCGGCGACGACGCTGCTCGCGCTGAACCGTCTGTGGAAGCTCGATCTGCCGCGCGCGGAGCTTCAGGCACTCGCATTGAAACTCGGCGCCGACGTGCCGTTTTTTGTTTTTGGAAAAAATGCATTCGCAGAGGGTGTCGGAGAAGCACTTGAGCATGTACAATTGCCGCCGCGCCACTTTCTGGTGGTGACACCGAGGGTTCATGTTCCAACGTCAGCAATTTTTTCAGAAAAAGCGTTGACAAGAGATACAAAGGCTCTCATAATTACGGACTTTCTTGCACAGCAAAGTTGCAACGCAGAATGGCCTGATAGCTTCGGCCGGAATGACATGCAGCAAGTTGTCGTGGGAAAATACGTGGAAGTTGCGCAGGTGCTTAGATGGTTTGATAACATCGCGCCGGCGCGGATGACGGGATCAGGCGCAAGCGTTTTTGCAGCGTTCCGTAGTAAAGATGAAGCAGTTGCGGCGCAAGCCAAACTGCCAGTCGAATGGAACAGCGCAGTGACGGCAAGTCTGGATACGCATCCACTCTTTACTTTCGCGGCATAA
- the lolB gene encoding lipoprotein insertase outer membrane protein LolB → MHFSFPVFSSPAPRRAALGLAAAAIVALSGCASVKPQGPSTSNAATAVTAQTSRAYHGRFAVQYVDQNGQQRNAYGNFDWQERGDTVTLQLRNPLGQTMAIVTSSPSAATLELPNRQPLTADNVSTLMQNALGFALPVEGLRYWLQPSVAPTSKATTEKDPQQETRLKEIQQDGWTIDYIAYADAPAAGVKRVNLARTEPPLDIKLVLDQ, encoded by the coding sequence ATGCATTTTTCTTTTCCTGTGTTTTCTTCTCCGGCGCCGCGCCGCGCGGCGCTGGGTCTCGCAGCCGCAGCCATCGTCGCCTTGTCCGGCTGCGCATCCGTCAAGCCGCAAGGTCCTTCCACGTCGAATGCCGCGACTGCCGTCACCGCGCAGACGAGCCGCGCGTATCACGGTCGCTTTGCCGTCCAGTACGTCGACCAGAACGGGCAGCAGCGTAACGCCTATGGCAATTTCGACTGGCAAGAACGTGGCGATACTGTCACGCTGCAGCTGCGCAACCCGCTTGGACAGACAATGGCGATCGTCACGTCGTCGCCGTCGGCCGCCACGCTCGAACTGCCGAACCGCCAGCCGCTGACGGCCGATAACGTTTCCACGCTGATGCAGAACGCGCTGGGCTTCGCGCTGCCTGTCGAAGGACTGCGTTACTGGCTGCAGCCATCGGTTGCGCCGACATCGAAGGCGACGACCGAGAAAGATCCGCAGCAGGAAACGCGTCTGAAGGAGATTCAACAGGACGGCTGGACGATCGACTATATCGCCTATGCCGATGCGCCCGCAGCGGGCGTGAAGCGCGTGAATCTCGCGCGCACCGAACCACCGCTCGACATCAAGCTCGTGCTCGACCAGTAA
- a CDS encoding ribose-phosphate pyrophosphokinase has product MSSHDGLMVFTGNANPALAQEVVKILGIPLGKAMVSRFSDGEIQVEIQENVRGKDVFVLQSTCAPTNDNLMELMIMVDALKRASAGRITAAIPYFGYARQDRRPRSARVAISAKVVANMLEIAGVERIITMDLHADQIQGFFDIPVDNIYATPVLLGDLRKQNHENLLVVSPDVGGVVRARALAKQLNCDLAIIDKRRPKANVAEVMNIIGEVDGRTCVIMDDMVDTAGTLCKAAQVLKERGATKVFAYATHPVLSGGAGPRIAASALDELVVTDTIPLSEEARSCAKIRSLTSAGLLAETFSRIRRGDSVMSLFAEG; this is encoded by the coding sequence ATGAGCAGCCATGACGGCCTGATGGTTTTTACTGGCAACGCAAATCCCGCGCTTGCACAGGAAGTCGTCAAAATCCTCGGTATCCCCCTCGGCAAAGCAATGGTCTCCCGTTTCTCGGACGGTGAGATCCAGGTCGAGATTCAGGAAAACGTGCGTGGCAAGGACGTCTTCGTCCTTCAGTCCACCTGCGCGCCGACCAACGACAATCTGATGGAACTGATGATCATGGTCGATGCGCTCAAGCGCGCATCCGCAGGCCGGATCACCGCAGCCATCCCCTACTTCGGCTATGCCCGTCAAGATCGACGCCCGCGTTCGGCGCGCGTTGCCATCTCGGCGAAGGTCGTGGCGAACATGCTGGAAATCGCTGGCGTCGAGCGGATCATCACGATGGATCTGCACGCTGACCAGATTCAAGGTTTCTTCGACATCCCCGTCGACAACATCTACGCCACGCCCGTGCTGCTCGGCGATCTGCGCAAGCAGAATCACGAGAACCTGCTGGTCGTGTCGCCGGACGTCGGCGGCGTGGTTCGCGCGCGTGCGCTGGCCAAGCAACTGAACTGCGATCTCGCCATCATCGACAAGCGTCGTCCGAAGGCGAACGTCGCCGAAGTGATGAACATCATCGGTGAAGTCGACGGCCGTACCTGCGTGATCATGGACGACATGGTCGACACGGCGGGCACGCTCTGCAAGGCAGCGCAAGTGCTGAAAGAACGCGGCGCGACGAAGGTGTTCGCTTACGCCACTCACCCGGTTCTGTCGGGTGGCGCTGGTCCGCGCATCGCTGCATCGGCGCTCGACGAACTCGTCGTCACCGACACGATCCCGCTCAGCGAAGAAGCCCGCTCGTGCGCAAAGATCCGTTCGCTGACCAGCGCGGGTCTGCTGGCAGAGACGTTCTCGCGTATCCGTCGCGGCGACTCGGTGATGTCGCTGTTCGCGGAAGGCTAA